Genomic DNA from Bombus affinis isolate iyBomAffi1 chromosome 8, iyBomAffi1.2, whole genome shotgun sequence:
TGGGCAATTGACCCTGTGCCCAGTGACTTATCTCCACTTGACACTCGAAACATCTCACTCTATCTATTTCACCAGTGGAATAGAATCCTGCAGCTGCAAGACTGGTAGGGTGAATGAATAATCGAGGCCAATTTCGAAAACTCCAGAGTCTTGCTGCCTCAAAGCGAAAATCATCATAATTTTCTCGAATCTCACACCACGAAGATGGAGCCATCGATATTACTGCCGTAAGCAATTCCGTTATTGGCAACGTATAGTTTTCGGCAATCATTAGGTCCATTGGCGACGACGAGTTGTCGGGGAATATTGGCAGCATTGGCGACGACGAGTGGTCGGGGAACATTGGCAGCATTGGCGACGACGAGTGATCGGCGAACATTAGTAGCATTGACGACGTCGAAGGTCTCGTTGATATTAAATGTATCGGCCTTGCTGCCGATGTTGAAGGTACTGCTGCGGCTGAACCGTCCGCCGATATTGAATTAATCGATGATGTTGAATCATCCGACGAACTTGAATGAGCCGACGACATTGTTTCAACCAAAGAAACGTCTTAAaacctatttaaaaaaataatataaaattaaaatatctactGATTATAACAAGCCGATATTATCGAAGTAATCTCAGCCCCGTCTGTTTTAGCGCAAACGTTAAAAATTGTCTTTGAAAAATTACAGCGATATTATTTGATAATTGAAGCGTTTGAAGGATCACGAAACTTTCTGTACAATCTACATAAATGCTTTCAATACGATATTCTGACTTATAAATGGTAAAACGATTTTAGTTTACTCATTTTCGAGAAATATTATACGCGTACAATTGATGAAACAGGAATATATTACAGACAAAACTTACCGATATCATATGTTCACGTCCCGCTTCAACAGCACACCAACTCTTCAAGTGGAATCTTAACAAAGATTTAATACCTTATtcctgtatattttatatttttagatttacTAAAACTGCGCTGTCACACGAACGAACAAACTCTTCGACCATCAATCAAATACTGAACCTTGAAACTACTATGTACGGAGAAGGAACTACCTGTTTCCTACAGATCTTATCCCCACTCACAGAACAAGTTATCAACCAATCAAATTTCATCGATGCTACGCTTGTACTGTACTGCACTGTACTGTTCTCAAGTAAAGGACGCACGCTAGGTACAGCAAGGTACAGAAATTATAACCCTTATTTACTCATCTTTCGAAAATGGTGCCGCTTTTGAAGGAATTCTTATTTGCTCCTTTTTTACTTGACAATATTAACACGTTGTTTAAAATATCGGTAAAAGCTGCTACGGAGCCTAGAGAGTCAAAGAGAACGacaaaaaattgcaatttattattaacagatataatgaaagaggaaatgataatagatgcttggtattaggttctaATCGAGTTTTCGTATTGTTTGGAATTTCCATATCGTTCTGCTTCAGATTTGACATACTCGTCAACCCCTAATCGCTACATTGTTTCGGTTCAGGTGACCACCATTCTAAGGAAACACCCTATATACAAGACAATACGATTCTTGCCTGAAGGTGGGTGAACTATTTAGTAGGAAGGTAAAGCATAGTCTAAAGTCTCAGGTTACCGTTACATGGTTAATTTTACTTTATGGCGTATACCCAGCCTCGGTTTTAATCATCGcggattataataaaattatttttagaaataagtACGCAGTTTTTTCAATACATGAAACATCTTGAACAGGGTTTCTGCAGGAAAATTGAACCATTAGtaacattttataaattcattttgAAATAAAGTTCTCTCGCGATGCGAATAGTAAGACGCTgtagcattatgttatattgtattatacatattatgctatgtcatataaatatacatatatatatatatgtcgggtcggcgttaacatttgagttagggttgagggcgtgaaacgaatccctattggcgctagacgtgatcattatgcaataaaggagatatttactagtgcaaatatgactatgatggaattggacaagtaatcggataattaggtactcgagaagctaatgacaatgatcctaggctcactaacgaatccgcggtcaaggggatgacggactctacttttcctcagcgtctaagttgtactcaatattaatgcacgaggcaatcactacgtatctgagagttacttgaatcgtctttgagatcgtaccggagagtggttctccatcacggtaacgctgtcgaggaaaactatgatgggtgtgcccaagggcacgaaatcatcggattcgtggagaaaagccttcattcggaaagtgagggaaattggcgttactgttaattggtcaatttccatgttggtggttagggaagggtgctagccgcccttaagagaaagttcgagaagaggaagcctcgttggtgagaaaaatagatttctcctattttctcgtagttgggacgaggactgtttgtcggtttgaaggactttagttaaacagaccttaagatttatagcaggtcctcgggctagctgaacatgtactgtggagacgcgtcgacatctggtaatcatcttactcaaagaatagagtctgcgtgtggcgagccacgggacagaaatcgttgaaatgcttaccgtcgtgccccgtcctaagtatttcttttaaggagagctatagggttacttcatgcctttgttagacaaaacgttcatcccttgaccgcgactacgttcggcgactggttgtcgcctcgagcccgagctcactatcataaatctcaaataagtacagtcgaatcgaatgacaacagtttcttaattcggctatggtgaaatccaaattacaatactaggggtcttcccaaagttccgaagggaaggttccagtattctttcatctccgacatatatatatatttatattttcgatATACGACTCTTTTAATCGCTAGATGTTTTCTTGGACGTTATCGTTTTTCAGATGCTGTTTAAACTTGTTATTACATTGGTTTGGGTTTTCATATTCAATTGATTCATACAGATTAGTTTTGTATCCTGTGTACTTCACACACCTTGTACAGCCATTTATACACAGCGAAAATTCAGATAAAAAAGATGGGGGAAAAACAGAAGAGAATCGCAAAGCAGTAGCACCAACTCCGGATGTAGGAACTAGCGATCATACCAACATGACATTTATTTCAACAAAAGCCAGTGTAGATTTCGAGTTCAGAATCTTTGGTGCCTAAGACACATCGAATGCAAAATGctagataaaaataaagaaaaattcgaaaaaCATTCGAAATGAGAGTAAACGGATACAGTAGATACGCCGCTACAGTGTACACGAATATAAACAGCTGCTAGAAAATTCAGTTATGAGAATGATGACTCACTTTAGCAATTTCAGGATGGTTAGTAAGAATGCATAGGCGTCGACAATTTTAAAGGTTCTACTTCGTCGATACCTCTTTTTGCATTTGACAGACGAGAACGTTTCCCTCGttatttttcaagatattacTGTTTTTCAAGCTAAGTGTATTGCGTTTTGCTCGAAtatctttattcttcgtttttACTATCATCTAGTGCATACGCAATAAACACTTTTAATGCCAAACGATAGTATATTGTTGCAAGGAACATTTGCGAAAAGTGCCAACGAAGATATATGATTGcgatacatatatacatatatatacatacatacatacatacatacttacatacatatatatatatatatacacgtattataccatgtcatatatatatataatacgtataatacaatataacataatgctacAGCGTCTTACTATTCGCATCGCGAGAGAACTTTATTTcaaaatgaatttataaaatgttaCTAATGGTTCAATTTTCCTGCAGAAACCCTGTTCAAGATGTTTCATGTATTGAAAAAACTGCGTacttatttctaaaaataattttattataatccgCGATGATTAAAACCGAGGCTGGGTATACGCCATAAAGTAAAATTAACCATGTAACGGTAACCTGAGACTTTAGACTATGCTTTACCTTCCTACTAAATAGTTCACCCACCTTCAGGCAAGAATCGTATTGTCTTGTATATAGGGTGTTTCCTTAGAATGGTGGTCACCTGAACCGAAACAATGTAGCGATTAGGGGTTGACGAGTATGTCAAATCTGAAGCAGAACGATATGGAAATTCCAAACAATAGGAAAACTCGATtagaacctaataccaagcatctattatcatttcctctttcattatatctgttaataataaattgcaattttttgtCGTTCTCTTTGACTCTCTAGGCTCCGTAGCAGCTTTTACCGATATTTTAAACAACGTGTTAATATTGTCAAGTAAAAAAGGAGCAAATAAGAATTCCTTCAAAAGCGGCATGATTATCGAAATTGAGTAAATAAGGGGTATAATTTCTGTACCTTGCTGTACCTAGCGTGCGTCCTTTACTTGAGAACAGTACAGTGCAGTACAGTACAAGCGTAGCATCGATGAAATTTGATTGTTTGACAACTTGCGGTACTGTGGGTAGGGATAAGATTTGTAAGAAACAAGTAGTTCCTTCTCGGTAGACAGTAGTGTGGAGGATTGGTGGAGAAAAGGTATCGAGATATAACGAGATTGCTGTCGCAgaccgtcaaatatatttgtagtaaataaataaatagacgtACAGTGAGTCGttgatacaaaatataaaacgcGGAATAAATACTCGTTATTGTTCGTCGCGGAACTCGGAGATACCCTGTTGATTCTCGCTGATACTCTTTGATACTCGATATATACTGTTCGACACCGTCTtgctcgcgatcgcgtccgtttatttacACTTGTCGgtggagagtcggaaaattcaaattcgtcttcattcgacggttgcatgtagcggccacattgttttgcccggaatttatttgttcttacattacttttaatctaacggtcttgatactcagaggcaaaacaacaacatgatttgaaatGCCCTCTGACTCATGTGTCGCTGCATATGTTGTCCTTACAATATCAAGAGTCGTTTGATTTTAATGACCATCGATTTTTAAGATATTGACGAAACCCGACGGCATATGAACTTAGCCGTTTgggattaaatattattaaaaaaccGGAAAATTCTGAATACGCCAGTTACGTATCCAGATTAAACTCATTCGCAACATGGCCTACACATCTGAGGCAGACAAGTGAACAATTAGCCGATGCTGGCTTCTACTACACCGAAATAAATGATTTCACTACCTGTTACCATTGTGGAATTAATATAGGAAATTGGAGACCAGAAGAAGATCCATGGGAACGACATGCAATTTTGTCTCCCAGCTGTTGATATTTATTAACAGTACGGGGCTGGGAATATGTTAAAAATGTAACAGGCCAGGAGTTATATGAAACTTCTGCAGAAGTAAGTACAAAAACATATGCCCTGAACcatatgtataattaataattcgaaTATATACTTAagtacattatatttatttcaggCACCAATACAAATTGTTGATGACAATCCTGAGAGATCCAATAGTGAAAATGATACTAATGAAACGACTCTCCTTCAGGAACTTggtaagtaataataataaaaacacaGACTGATCATAAATTCGTTAATTTGTATGAAAtccgtatacatataataaattttattatatagtttCTTTTCAAGATGCTGCTTGGTAAAGAATTTTCCTCTATAATCGAACAGGATCTCTGAGCATCTTTTGACGATTCCTAGAAACtgcaaacaattttattttatattgacTACTATTTTAGCTGCTCTGGAGGAAGAAAATCTAGCAATGGAAG
This window encodes:
- the LOC126919671 gene encoding LOW QUALITY PROTEIN: E3 ubiquitin-protein ligase XIAP-like (The sequence of the model RefSeq protein was modified relative to this genomic sequence to represent the inferred CDS: substituted 1 base at 1 genomic stop codon) → NPTAYELSRLGLNIIKKPENSEYASYVSRLNSFATWPTHLRQTSEQLADAGFYYTEINDFTTCYHCGINIGNWRPEEDPWERHAILSPSCXYLLTVRGWEYVKNVTGQELYETSAEAPIQIVDDNPERSNSENDTNETTLLQELAALEEENLAMEDARLCKVCTEREATTAFLPCGHAATCDYCSQAFSRCIICQGEIKATSRIFLT